A section of the Mesobacillus jeotgali genome encodes:
- the aroA gene encoding 3-phosphoshikimate 1-carboxyvinyltransferase: protein MSAKTLKTNKASLEGEIKVPGDKSISHRAVMFGSIAEGITHVENFLPGEDCLSTISCFRKLGVVISQNGSEVTVFGKGIDGLVRPEETLYVGNSGTTIRLMMGILSGLPFETRLEGDESIARRPMTRVTIPLSEMGARIAGRNNGEFTPLTVNGGDLSGITYHLPVASAQVKSAILLAGLQASGETVIIEPVKTRDHTERMIKQFGGEVERKDDTVKITGGQALKGTSINIPGDISSAAFFLVAGAVVPGSDIVLKNVGLNPTRTGILDVLEAMGADILISPYDNDAAEPAGDIRVKYSKLNATTIEGELIPRLIDEIPVIALLATQAEGRTVIKDAAELKVKETNRIDTVVNELSKLGVNIEATDDGMIINGMQSLDGGTVSAHGDHRIGMMLSIAALLCENEVILEQSEAVAVSYPAFYDDLYQLMKK, encoded by the coding sequence ATGTCAGCAAAAACACTTAAGACAAACAAAGCCTCTTTGGAGGGTGAAATTAAAGTACCTGGAGATAAGTCGATTTCTCATAGGGCGGTCATGTTTGGATCGATCGCTGAAGGGATAACACATGTGGAGAATTTCTTGCCTGGAGAAGATTGTTTGAGCACGATTTCCTGCTTTCGAAAACTCGGTGTAGTAATCAGCCAGAATGGAAGCGAGGTGACTGTTTTCGGAAAAGGCATCGACGGGTTGGTAAGACCTGAAGAAACGCTGTATGTCGGCAATTCCGGAACCACTATCCGATTGATGATGGGCATTCTCTCAGGATTGCCATTCGAAACCCGTCTGGAAGGGGATGAATCCATCGCAAGAAGGCCGATGACCAGAGTAACTATTCCTCTGTCAGAAATGGGTGCGAGGATTGCTGGAAGGAATAATGGTGAGTTTACCCCGCTGACAGTAAATGGCGGAGACTTATCCGGGATAACTTATCATTTGCCAGTAGCCAGCGCACAGGTAAAATCAGCTATACTTCTTGCAGGTCTCCAGGCATCAGGTGAAACAGTGATCATCGAACCAGTAAAAACAAGAGATCATACTGAACGGATGATCAAGCAGTTTGGCGGTGAAGTTGAACGTAAAGATGACACCGTGAAGATAACCGGCGGGCAAGCATTAAAAGGGACCAGTATAAATATTCCTGGTGATATCTCTTCTGCAGCCTTTTTCCTAGTGGCTGGAGCTGTTGTTCCTGGCAGTGACATCGTCCTTAAAAATGTTGGTCTTAATCCAACTAGAACTGGAATACTCGATGTCCTGGAAGCAATGGGAGCAGACATCCTGATATCTCCATATGATAACGATGCAGCTGAACCTGCCGGGGATATAAGGGTTAAATATTCAAAACTGAACGCAACAACAATTGAAGGTGAATTGATTCCGCGACTGATCGATGAAATACCGGTTATTGCATTACTTGCTACACAGGCAGAGGGCAGGACAGTCATTAAGGATGCGGCGGAATTGAAAGTTAAGGAAACGAATCGAATTGATACGGTTGTAAATGAATTAAGCAAGTTAGGCGTAAATATCGAGGCAACTGATGATGGAATGATCATCAACGGAATGCAAAGCCTTGACGGAGGAACAGTTTCTGCACATGGCGACCACCGCATCGGGATGATGCTGTCGATCGCTGCCCTCCTTTGCGAAAACGAGGTCATACTGGAACAAAGTGAGGCAGTCGCCGTTTCTTATCCCGCTTTTTATGATGACCTGTATCAATTAATGAAAAAATAA
- a CDS encoding tetratricopeptide repeat protein: MVEVQEITNLIENGQLEQAMDAYKAILKKGSDEEKFLLSEELFRFGFMEEAEALIESLLKNYPDEGELHVLLAETRIELGKEEEAMLSLEKVNKDDPAFPQALLLLADLYQMEGLYEVSENKLLEAKRILPDESVIDFALGELYAHQGKLAEAIQYYETVLKAHEEIGGVNINQRMAEALSAGGSFEEALHFYDLALEQKLEINTLFGFAFTALQAGYNKTAIEKFEELKALDPEYHSLYLYLAKAYEREEMAEEAFEAVKEGIEQDEFNKDLYFYGGKLALKLPDEEAAEKMLREAIALDPGFMEGVLVLNKLLLKQERYDDVLELVRAADINEEEEPQVLWDEAIAYQHIEDYSQSLNKYQLAYTFFKDNKEFLTDYGYFLIEEGKMVEAAEILSMLVEKEPGNEEFREMLERLTENQ; the protein is encoded by the coding sequence ATGGTCGAAGTACAGGAAATAACCAATCTAATAGAAAATGGACAGCTTGAACAGGCAATGGATGCCTATAAGGCAATTCTCAAAAAGGGCAGCGATGAAGAAAAATTTCTCCTTTCAGAGGAGCTTTTCCGTTTTGGTTTTATGGAAGAAGCGGAAGCGTTGATTGAAAGTTTATTGAAAAATTATCCGGATGAAGGAGAATTACATGTGCTGCTTGCCGAAACCAGAATTGAACTGGGGAAAGAAGAAGAGGCAATGCTCTCACTTGAAAAAGTAAATAAAGATGATCCTGCTTTTCCACAGGCGCTTCTGCTGCTGGCTGACCTGTACCAAATGGAAGGCCTCTATGAAGTGAGTGAAAACAAGCTGCTCGAGGCAAAGCGGATTTTACCGGATGAATCAGTCATTGATTTTGCTTTGGGTGAACTATATGCTCATCAGGGAAAACTTGCTGAAGCGATCCAATATTATGAAACTGTCCTGAAGGCACATGAAGAAATCGGCGGGGTGAATATCAATCAAAGAATGGCTGAAGCGTTAAGTGCTGGAGGATCATTTGAAGAAGCACTTCATTTTTATGACCTAGCACTTGAACAAAAGCTGGAAATCAATACTTTATTCGGTTTTGCTTTTACAGCACTGCAGGCAGGCTATAATAAAACAGCAATCGAAAAATTTGAAGAGTTGAAGGCTCTTGATCCTGAATATCATTCGCTGTACCTGTATCTCGCAAAAGCATATGAACGAGAAGAAATGGCAGAGGAAGCCTTTGAAGCTGTCAAAGAAGGTATTGAGCAGGATGAATTCAACAAAGATTTATACTTCTACGGCGGAAAGCTCGCACTCAAGCTTCCAGATGAAGAAGCTGCAGAAAAAATGCTCCGTGAGGCAATCGCTCTTGATCCTGGATTCATGGAAGGCGTGCTAGTCCTTAATAAACTTCTGTTAAAGCAGGAACGTTATGACGATGTACTGGAGCTGGTCCGTGCGGCGGATATCAATGAAGAAGAGGAACCGCAAGTCCTTTGGGATGAAGCCATTGCTTATCAGCATATAGAAGATTATTCACAGTCATTAAACAAATACCAACTAGCATATACTTTCTTTAAAGACAACAAAGAATTTTTAACAGACTACGGATATTTTTTGATTGAAGAAGGAAAAATGGTGGAGGCCGCCGAAATTCTTAGTATGTTAGTTGAAAAGGAACCTGGCAATGAAGAATTCCGTGAAATGTTGGAGCGTTTAACGGAAAATCAGTAA
- the ndk gene encoding nucleoside-diphosphate kinase, whose product MEKTYLMVKPDGVQRNLIGEVVARFEKKGFQLVGAKLMNIPRELAEEHYGEHKERPFFGELVDFITSGPVFAMVWQGENVIATARQMMGATNPKDAAPGTIRGDFGVTVGKNVIHGSDSPESAEREIGLFFKQEELAEYSKLINEWVY is encoded by the coding sequence ATGGAAAAGACTTATCTGATGGTCAAGCCTGATGGAGTACAGCGCAATCTTATTGGTGAAGTTGTAGCCCGTTTTGAAAAGAAAGGCTTCCAGCTAGTTGGCGCAAAACTTATGAACATCCCAAGAGAACTTGCTGAAGAGCATTATGGCGAACACAAAGAGCGTCCATTCTTTGGCGAATTGGTAGATTTCATTACTTCTGGTCCAGTATTTGCAATGGTTTGGCAAGGTGAAAATGTAATCGCAACTGCACGCCAGATGATGGGTGCTACAAACCCTAAAGATGCTGCTCCTGGAACAATCCGCGGAGACTTCGGCGTAACTGTAGGCAAGAATGTGATTCACGGATCTGATTCACCGGAAAGCGCAGAGCGCGAAATCGGCCTATTCTTCAAGCAGGAAGAACTAGCTGAGTACAGCAAATTGATCAATGAGTGGGTTTACTAA
- a CDS encoding ReoY family proteolytic degradation factor, translated as MTTPVSVNEKKDFIRWFLNHYQLKRRECVWILNYLMSHDQLMEKVHFVDNAQHCPRGLVMSTHCVDEVPFRFFKENVMTTDAEKSFHDIRLNREEEIYIQLNFHASNKAHQFAAVLEENPYMPGQLQISESDKMVAERFLEESIHKFQKDKLLSLIDQALDTQDQEAFEHLTEQLKKLGAVNSL; from the coding sequence ATGACAACCCCTGTATCTGTCAACGAGAAAAAGGATTTTATCCGCTGGTTTTTGAACCATTATCAGCTGAAAAGGCGGGAATGTGTTTGGATCCTTAACTACTTGATGAGCCATGACCAGCTGATGGAAAAGGTGCACTTTGTGGACAATGCGCAGCATTGCCCAAGGGGATTAGTGATGTCGACCCATTGTGTGGATGAAGTGCCATTCCGGTTCTTCAAGGAAAATGTAATGACGACCGACGCTGAAAAATCTTTTCATGATATCCGTTTGAACAGGGAAGAAGAAATCTATATTCAACTGAATTTCCATGCTTCAAACAAAGCCCACCAGTTTGCGGCCGTGCTGGAAGAAAACCCATACATGCCAGGGCAGCTCCAAATCAGCGAAAGCGACAAAATGGTAGCAGAAAGATTCCTGGAGGAAAGCATCCACAAATTCCAAAAAGACAAACTGCTTTCCCTGATTGACCAGGCGTTGGACACTCAAGACCAGGAAGCCTTTGAACACC
- the aroC gene encoding chorismate synthase has protein sequence MRYLTAGESHGPQLTTIIEGMPAGMPLVAEDINKELARRQKGYGRGRRMQIEKDQVQITAGIRHGHTLGSPVALVVENNDWKHWTAIMGQDPLDDQSSDEVKRKLTRPRPGHADLNGAIKYGHRDMRNVLERSSARETTVRVAAGAAAKKLLSLLGIKLVAHVVEIGGVKANNQDFASLDELREVTEESPVRCFDSEAGKEMMAAIDDAKKNGDSIGGVVEVIAEGMPAGVGSYVHYDRKLDGKLAAAIMSINAFKGVEIGIGFEAARKPGSQVHDEIAWDEEHGYYRKTNRLGGFEGGMTTGMPIIIRGVMKPIPTLYKPLMSVDIDSKEPFAASIERSDACAVPAAAVVAENVVAWELASSLVEQFYSDRFETLKASIEEQRRTARDF, from the coding sequence ATGAGGTATTTAACAGCGGGAGAGTCACATGGACCGCAGCTAACAACCATTATTGAAGGGATGCCAGCAGGAATGCCGCTGGTTGCAGAAGATATAAACAAAGAGCTTGCTCGAAGGCAAAAAGGCTATGGCCGCGGAAGAAGGATGCAGATAGAAAAAGACCAGGTCCAGATTACTGCAGGAATAAGGCATGGGCATACCCTTGGTTCACCAGTTGCGCTGGTTGTTGAAAATAATGACTGGAAGCACTGGACTGCTATCATGGGGCAGGATCCACTGGATGACCAATCATCGGACGAAGTAAAACGAAAGCTTACCAGACCCCGTCCAGGTCATGCTGATTTGAATGGCGCAATCAAGTATGGCCATCGTGACATGAGGAATGTACTTGAACGCTCTTCAGCAAGGGAAACAACGGTACGAGTCGCAGCCGGTGCAGCTGCTAAAAAACTGCTGTCACTTTTAGGGATCAAGCTTGTTGCACATGTTGTTGAAATCGGCGGAGTGAAAGCAAATAACCAGGACTTTGCCTCTCTGGATGAACTAAGAGAAGTTACAGAAGAATCCCCTGTTAGATGTTTCGACTCCGAAGCTGGGAAGGAAATGATGGCGGCCATTGATGACGCCAAAAAAAATGGTGATTCCATCGGTGGTGTGGTTGAAGTCATCGCAGAGGGAATGCCTGCTGGCGTGGGCAGTTATGTCCATTACGACCGCAAGCTTGATGGCAAGCTTGCCGCGGCAATCATGAGCATAAATGCTTTTAAAGGGGTAGAAATCGGCATTGGTTTTGAGGCCGCCAGAAAGCCCGGAAGCCAGGTTCATGATGAAATAGCCTGGGATGAGGAACATGGCTATTACAGGAAGACAAATAGGCTAGGAGGGTTTGAAGGCGGAATGACAACAGGGATGCCTATTATTATCCGTGGCGTAATGAAACCTATCCCTACCCTTTATAAGCCGTTGATGAGTGTTGATATCGATTCTAAAGAACCTTTCGCAGCTAGTATTGAGCGGTCTGATGCATGTGCAGTGCCGGCCGCTGCGGTAGTTGCTGAGAATGTTGTTGCCTGGGAGCTTGCTTCTTCCCTGGTTGAACAATTTTATAGTGACCGATTTGAAACACTGAAGGCATCCATAGAAGAACAAAGAAGGACTGCGAGGGATTTTTAA
- the hepT gene encoding heptaprenyl diphosphate synthase component II, with protein sequence MKMKLLYTYLNSDLTLIERELEETIQADSKLLRQASLHLLKAGGKRIRPVFVLLGAKFGDYDINVIKDVAVSLELIHMASLVHDDVIDDAELRRGQPTIKAKWDNKIAMYTGDYIFARALELMADVKNPAAHQILSDTIVELSVGEIEQIKDKYNFDQNLRNYLLRIKRKTALLIAASCQLGAVVAGVPEQDHRKLYKFGYYVGMSFQITDDVLDFTGTEKELGKPAGGDLLQGNITLPVLYAMQDEYINSRIRAVHEGMKREELNEILKLVQEIGAIEKSLAISDRYLDKALAVLDELPPNRAKKSLRDIAKFIGKRKY encoded by the coding sequence ATGAAGATGAAGTTGTTATATACATATTTGAATTCTGATTTGACATTAATAGAGAGAGAGCTGGAAGAAACGATACAAGCGGATTCTAAGCTGCTCAGACAGGCAAGCCTGCACTTACTTAAAGCTGGGGGCAAACGGATCAGACCGGTTTTTGTTCTTTTAGGAGCGAAGTTCGGTGATTACGATATTAATGTCATCAAGGATGTCGCGGTCTCTCTGGAACTTATCCATATGGCCTCCCTGGTACACGATGATGTGATTGATGATGCTGAATTGCGGAGAGGACAGCCGACAATCAAAGCAAAATGGGATAACAAGATTGCGATGTATACCGGGGATTACATATTTGCGAGAGCCCTGGAACTTATGGCTGATGTCAAAAACCCGGCGGCGCATCAGATACTTTCAGATACCATTGTCGAATTAAGTGTTGGCGAAATCGAACAAATAAAAGATAAATACAACTTCGATCAAAACCTGCGCAATTATCTTCTCAGGATCAAGCGGAAGACGGCCCTCCTGATTGCTGCGAGCTGCCAGCTTGGTGCAGTGGTAGCTGGAGTCCCGGAGCAGGACCATCGTAAATTATATAAGTTTGGCTACTATGTCGGGATGTCTTTTCAAATTACCGATGATGTCCTGGACTTTACCGGTACAGAAAAAGAGCTGGGAAAGCCTGCTGGCGGCGATCTTCTTCAAGGTAACATCACTCTCCCTGTTCTGTATGCCATGCAGGACGAGTACATCAATAGCAGGATCAGGGCAGTCCATGAAGGAATGAAAAGAGAAGAGCTTAATGAAATCCTGAAGCTGGTCCAGGAAATTGGCGCGATTGAAAAATCACTTGCAATCAGTGACAGATATCTGGACAAAGCCCTTGCAGTTCTTGACGAGCTCCCTCCAAACAGGGCAAAGAAGTCATTGCGTGACATTGCCAAATTTATTGGAAAGCGCAAGTATTAG
- the aroH gene encoding chorismate mutase, with translation MIRGVRGAITVSKNDENEITLAAERLLRDMIDSNQIVPDDVASIFISATDDVDAAFPAKALRNLEGWTYVPVMCMKELAIPGSLQMCIRAMIHVNTQKKQDEIRHVYLEGAVGLRPDL, from the coding sequence ATGATTAGAGGAGTAAGAGGGGCTATAACTGTAAGCAAGAATGATGAGAATGAAATTACGCTTGCAGCGGAAAGGCTTTTAAGAGATATGATCGATTCCAATCAAATTGTTCCGGATGATGTGGCCTCAATTTTCATCTCTGCTACAGATGATGTAGATGCAGCCTTCCCGGCAAAAGCATTAAGGAATCTGGAGGGCTGGACCTATGTTCCAGTGATGTGCATGAAAGAATTGGCCATACCAGGCTCGCTTCAAATGTGCATCAGGGCCATGATCCATGTCAACACACAGAAAAAACAGGATGAAATCAGACATGTGTACCTTGAGGGAGCTGTTGGACTCAGACCGGATCTATGA
- a CDS encoding prephenate dehydrogenase yields MEGRVLIIGLGLIGGSLAMCIKEKHPESELIGFDLDRNQLNLAKMLGVIDRSAESIEAEASDADLIVIATPGMTAGRIIETISALPLKNEVIVTDTGSTKGYIAQKATALAKKGIAFIGGHPMAGSHKSGMAAAKKILFENAFYLLTPASNVTIETVDRLKVWLSGTRAKFLDVSPEEHDYLTGVVSHFPHIIAASLVHQAARADKEKPLVNRLAAGGFRDITRIASSNPRMWRDIMLQNRDVMISLLSDWQDEMERVKELMLAEDEERIFEFFHSAKKYRDGLPVNDKGAIPSFYDLFVDVPDYPGVISEVTGYLADERISITNIRIIETREDIYGVLVISFQTPEDRERAMECIKKNTEFDMSVAE; encoded by the coding sequence ATGGAAGGCCGCGTATTGATCATTGGGCTTGGATTGATTGGCGGCTCTCTGGCAATGTGTATAAAAGAAAAACATCCGGAGTCTGAGCTTATTGGATTTGATCTGGATAGAAATCAGTTGAACCTTGCAAAGATGCTTGGTGTCATTGACAGGTCTGCAGAAAGCATAGAAGCAGAAGCATCGGACGCAGACTTGATCGTTATAGCTACTCCTGGTATGACTGCCGGAAGGATAATTGAAACGATTTCCGCGTTGCCATTGAAAAATGAAGTGATTGTCACAGATACAGGAAGTACTAAGGGGTACATTGCCCAAAAGGCAACTGCCCTTGCCAAAAAAGGAATTGCTTTTATTGGGGGCCATCCTATGGCTGGTTCCCACAAAAGCGGAATGGCTGCTGCCAAAAAAATATTGTTTGAAAATGCTTTTTATCTGCTGACTCCTGCCAGTAACGTCACTATTGAGACAGTTGATCGGTTAAAAGTCTGGCTTTCAGGTACGAGAGCAAAGTTTCTGGATGTATCTCCTGAAGAACACGATTACCTTACAGGTGTTGTCAGCCATTTTCCTCACATTATTGCAGCTTCGCTAGTGCACCAGGCTGCGCGGGCTGATAAAGAAAAGCCGCTTGTAAACCGCCTGGCTGCAGGTGGTTTCAGGGATATCACCAGAATCGCATCCAGCAACCCGCGTATGTGGAGAGATATTATGCTCCAAAACAGGGATGTCATGATTTCTTTGCTGAGTGATTGGCAGGATGAGATGGAGCGGGTTAAGGAACTCATGTTAGCTGAGGATGAAGAACGCATATTTGAATTCTTTCATTCAGCTAAAAAATACCGGGACGGCCTTCCTGTAAATGATAAAGGAGCGATTCCAAGCTTTTATGACCTGTTTGTGGATGTCCCTGATTATCCAGGAGTCATATCGGAAGTAACCGGCTATCTGGCTGATGAGAGAATCAGCATAACCAATATCAGAATCATAGAGACCAGGGAAGATATATATGGAGTATTGGTAATTAGCTTTCAGACACCAGAGGATCGTGAAAGAGCAATGGAATGCATTAAAAAAAACACCGAGTTTGATATGTCTGTTGCAGAGTAA
- a CDS encoding CheR family methyltransferase encodes MPQDYEIFISKIYQKTGINLALYKEAQMKRRLTSLYQKKGYASFQEFYQALDKDRQLLNEFLDRMTINVSEFFRNSKRWEVLDKTILPELLRKNPNPKIWSAACSTGEEPYTLSMVLSKHMPLSKIQVLATDIDENVLAKAKLGVYTERALNEAPKDMVNKFFNKEGPYYTVADEIKRTVAFKKQNLLADRYSGPFDLIVCRNVLIYFTEEAKESIYHKFSAALKPGGILFVGSTEQIFNPGTYEFETAETFFYRKK; translated from the coding sequence ATGCCGCAAGACTATGAAATCTTTATATCGAAAATCTATCAAAAAACAGGTATAAACCTTGCTTTATATAAGGAAGCACAGATGAAGAGAAGATTGACTTCTCTCTATCAAAAAAAAGGATATGCATCCTTTCAGGAGTTTTACCAGGCGCTGGACAAGGACCGGCAGTTGCTGAATGAATTTCTTGATCGAATGACAATTAATGTTTCCGAGTTCTTCAGGAACTCAAAAAGGTGGGAAGTCCTCGACAAGACCATACTTCCAGAGCTGTTAAGGAAAAATCCTAACCCGAAAATCTGGAGTGCAGCTTGCTCGACTGGAGAAGAGCCATACACTCTGTCAATGGTTTTATCAAAACATATGCCATTATCGAAAATACAGGTTCTGGCGACCGATATTGATGAAAATGTCCTGGCAAAGGCGAAGCTTGGAGTTTACACTGAAAGGGCTCTTAATGAAGCCCCGAAGGATATGGTAAACAAATTTTTCAATAAGGAAGGACCATATTACACAGTCGCTGATGAGATAAAGAGGACTGTTGCTTTTAAAAAGCAAAATCTCCTTGCAGACCGCTATAGCGGGCCGTTTGATTTGATTGTCTGCAGGAATGTCCTCATATACTTTACCGAAGAGGCAAAGGAGAGTATATACCATAAATTCAGTGCAGCGTTAAAACCTGGTGGAATATTATTTGTAGGCAGCACGGAACAGATTTTCAATCCAGGTACATATGAGTTTGAAACCGCAGAAACTTTCTTTTACAGAAAGAAATGA
- the aroB gene encoding 3-dehydroquinate synthase, whose protein sequence is MQQVKIHAGTKSYPAIIGSGAIDLLGEIIQKEADKYSAVMLITDETVAKHHLSSFRESSGLGRFIEKIVPSGENAKTFDVYYDCLSSALENKLDRKSLIISFGGGAVGDLAGFVAATYMRGIRFIQVPTTILAHDSAVGGKVAVNHQLGKNMIGAFHQPEAVIYDLDYLKTLPEQEVRSGFAEVIKHSLISDENFYSWLKSEIDSLNEINDSQMLEFLTKGILIKGSYVAEDEKEKGVRAFLNFGHTLGHAIEAESGYGKVTHGEAVAIGILFALRLSKDLLGLDFDTAEFKLWLKKLGYDTGIPKELQRERLIERMTQDKKAVSGTIRFVLLEKVGKPALIEVDEKTLMMNLKKFDEGAESDD, encoded by the coding sequence ATGCAGCAGGTTAAGATCCATGCAGGCACAAAATCATATCCTGCCATAATCGGCAGCGGTGCGATTGATCTTCTTGGTGAAATCATACAGAAGGAAGCAGACAAATATTCAGCCGTCATGTTGATTACAGATGAAACAGTAGCAAAGCACCACCTCAGTTCTTTTCGAGAATCATCAGGTCTTGGTCGATTCATAGAAAAAATCGTGCCCTCCGGGGAAAACGCAAAAACCTTCGATGTATATTACGATTGTCTGTCATCGGCCCTGGAGAATAAACTCGACAGAAAATCACTGATCATTTCCTTTGGCGGTGGTGCCGTAGGAGATCTGGCTGGATTTGTAGCTGCGACGTATATGAGGGGAATCCGCTTCATTCAAGTCCCGACCACTATTCTGGCTCATGATAGTGCTGTTGGGGGAAAAGTTGCGGTCAACCATCAATTAGGTAAGAATATGATCGGTGCTTTCCATCAGCCAGAAGCAGTCATTTACGACCTTGATTACCTGAAGACTCTTCCGGAACAGGAAGTCAGGTCAGGTTTTGCTGAAGTGATCAAGCATTCTCTTATAAGCGATGAAAACTTTTACAGCTGGTTAAAATCCGAAATCGATTCTCTCAATGAAATAAACGATTCACAAATGCTCGAATTCTTGACAAAGGGCATCCTCATTAAAGGTAGTTATGTAGCGGAGGATGAAAAGGAGAAGGGGGTTCGCGCGTTTCTGAATTTCGGCCACACGCTTGGCCACGCAATTGAAGCAGAATCTGGTTACGGCAAAGTAACGCATGGTGAAGCTGTCGCGATCGGAATACTTTTTGCCCTTCGATTAAGCAAAGACTTGCTTGGGCTGGATTTTGATACAGCTGAATTCAAGCTCTGGCTGAAAAAACTGGGATATGACACCGGAATACCGAAGGAACTGCAAAGAGAGCGTCTGATTGAAAGAATGACACAGGATAAAAAAGCGGTAAGTGGTACCATTCGTTTCGTTCTCCTGGAAAAGGTCGGCAAGCCTGCCCTTATTGAAGTGGATGAAAAAACATTGATGATGAACCTGAAGAAATTTGATGAGGGGGCCGAGAGTGATGATTAG
- the hisC gene encoding histidinol-phosphate transaminase, with the protein MRWKEQLLKLKPYQPGKSIGEVKRQYGLSEIVKLASNENPFGSSEKVREEIAGYPGKFSIYPDGYASELRTCLADHLGVKESQIILGNGSDEIIQMIARALLTPETKTVMAAPTFPQYKHNGIIEGCKIEEIPLVNGAHDLDSMAAAIDDKTSVVWICSPNNPTGVYITEEELTAFLARVPEDVLVVLDEAYFEYVTAEDYHDSLRLLNQYKNLIILRTFSKIYGLASFRVGYGIAHEDTIRALEPVREPFNVNTLAQAAAIAALGDQKFIDECRKENTAGLQQFYDFCIQAGLKYYPSQGNFILIDFNRDGQEVFQFLLERGYIVRSGTALGFPTSIRVTIGSKEQNEGVIGVIKEFLNVDTVISN; encoded by the coding sequence ATGAGATGGAAAGAGCAGCTTTTGAAGCTAAAACCATACCAGCCGGGCAAATCGATCGGTGAAGTGAAAAGGCAGTATGGTTTATCAGAAATCGTGAAACTGGCATCAAATGAGAATCCATTTGGATCTTCAGAAAAAGTGAGGGAAGAAATTGCTGGTTATCCGGGCAAGTTTTCAATTTATCCAGATGGTTATGCATCTGAGCTCCGAACATGTCTGGCAGACCATTTAGGAGTAAAGGAAAGCCAGATTATCCTTGGAAATGGTTCTGATGAAATCATTCAGATGATTGCCCGCGCCCTGCTTACACCTGAAACAAAAACAGTGATGGCGGCTCCCACATTTCCGCAGTATAAGCACAATGGAATCATTGAAGGCTGTAAAATAGAAGAGATTCCATTAGTAAACGGCGCCCATGATCTTGATAGTATGGCTGCAGCAATTGATGATAAGACTTCCGTGGTATGGATTTGCTCTCCAAATAATCCGACGGGTGTCTATATAACAGAAGAAGAACTGACAGCATTTTTGGCAAGGGTCCCAGAGGATGTGCTGGTGGTGCTTGATGAAGCTTACTTCGAATATGTAACAGCAGAAGACTATCATGATTCACTCCGTTTATTAAACCAGTATAAAAACTTGATTATTTTAAGAACATTCTCCAAAATATATGGTTTGGCAAGTTTTCGGGTTGGCTATGGAATTGCCCACGAGGATACCATCAGAGCGCTGGAACCGGTCAGGGAGCCATTTAATGTGAACACATTAGCTCAAGCTGCAGCAATCGCCGCGCTTGGTGACCAAAAGTTCATTGACGAATGCAGAAAGGAAAACACAGCTGGCCTGCAGCAATTTTACGATTTTTGTATTCAGGCCGGGCTAAAATATTATCCTTCACAAGGCAATTTTATCTTGATTGATTTTAACAGGGACGGCCAGGAGGTCTTTCAGTTCCTGCTTGAAAGAGGGTATATTGTCCGTTCAGGGACAGCGCTAGGGTTTCCGACCAGTATAAGGGTCACGATTGGCTCAAAAGAACAAAATGAAGGCGTAATCGGAGTCATTAAAGAATTTCTGAATGTTGACACTGTAATATCTAACTAA